Proteins encoded by one window of Cylindrospermum stagnale PCC 7417:
- a CDS encoding thioesterase II family protein: MTNKSPSNSWIICHKPNPQAKLRLFCLPYAGSSAAIYRSWSEGLPGTVEVCAVELPGRGRRMKLPPITRLETLVSEIAENMTPFLDKPFAIFGHSMGALISFELTHLLRSQYGLTPLHLFISARRAPQIPRTKRPIHNLPEAEFLEELRCLNGTPKAVLKNEELMQVFLPVLRADFAVLETYVYTQKPTIDCPVSVFGGLQDQEVSYDDLLGWQEQAMGTSFSLQMIEGDHFFIHSAQAVLLQSLGKKLL; encoded by the coding sequence ATGACAAATAAATCACCATCGAATTCTTGGATTATCTGCCACAAACCTAATCCCCAGGCTAAATTGCGGTTATTTTGCTTACCTTACGCCGGTAGTAGCGCGGCGATTTATCGCTCATGGTCTGAGGGTTTACCGGGGACTGTGGAAGTTTGTGCTGTGGAACTTCCGGGAAGGGGAAGACGGATGAAATTGCCTCCCATCACAAGGTTAGAGACTCTGGTGAGTGAAATAGCTGAAAATATGACACCATTCTTAGATAAACCATTTGCTATTTTTGGGCACAGCATGGGTGCATTAATCAGTTTTGAGTTAACCCATCTCCTGCGTTCTCAATATGGTTTAACTCCATTGCACCTATTTATCTCTGCACGTCGCGCCCCACAAATCCCGCGGACAAAACGACCTATTCACAATTTACCGGAAGCTGAATTTCTGGAAGAACTGCGCTGTCTCAACGGAACTCCTAAAGCAGTCCTAAAAAATGAGGAACTAATGCAGGTGTTTCTCCCGGTGTTGCGGGCAGATTTTGCAGTTCTGGAAACTTATGTTTACACTCAAAAACCAACCATTGATTGTCCTGTGTCTGTTTTTGGCGGTTTGCAAGACCAAGAAGTTAGTTATGATGATTTGCTAGGATGGCAAGAACAAGCGATGGGCACATCTTTCTCGCTGCAAATGATTGAGGGCGATCACTTTTTTATCCACTCAGCCCAAGCCGTCTTACTTCAGAGTCTAGGGAAAAAGTTGCTTTAG
- a CDS encoding CO2 hydration protein gives MVQTPDKPATKLPPSTHEFAEVIHRLEAGGAMLPDTPENLMQIIGLYKAYAVPMDFYWRDLLYIAEQEFLNPLPLFKYFLPKEYLERHNHYAGDDADLRIWRGEATAHPELLAFIEKGETLKMPKLLHHLFHDRINMEFAEACMRAMLWHRGMGGQFDPYLDSEEYKANADKAINAYFQGNPVMLGLYKLFPDMFLEQCRQMSYYANLGLFWEVMAPVFFEMSDIYDEGGFKGVPDAMQFLVNGIFAIAGRPIYHHVYIRGQCYEIVPKSKGFTWLYEAALPYVEAVFYRTSPFRGTKSYNAQANQVPENQKDFHYGILYADLFPVGTAGIPPTLLMQDMLHFLPPYLIEYYSKHCRGEDDMLIQLGVSFQRSMYTVTSAVIQALRTALLYPLDDPNPKHLQANRDFFEMQLNRFTRPDYNIRDAARLGSIQNQDYR, from the coding sequence ATGGTACAAACTCCAGATAAACCAGCAACGAAATTACCTCCATCGACACATGAATTTGCTGAAGTTATACATCGCCTAGAAGCTGGCGGGGCAATGTTGCCAGATACCCCAGAAAACCTGATGCAAATTATCGGGTTATACAAAGCTTACGCCGTGCCGATGGATTTCTACTGGCGCGACTTACTTTATATCGCCGAACAAGAATTTTTAAACCCTTTGCCCTTGTTTAAATACTTCTTACCCAAAGAATATTTAGAACGCCATAATCATTACGCTGGCGATGATGCCGATTTACGAATTTGGCGCGGTGAAGCCACAGCCCATCCAGAACTTTTGGCATTTATTGAAAAAGGCGAAACCTTGAAAATGCCCAAGTTATTACACCACTTATTCCACGATCGCATAAATATGGAATTTGCGGAAGCTTGTATGCGGGCGATGTTGTGGCATCGGGGAATGGGTGGGCAATTTGACCCTTACCTAGATTCCGAGGAGTACAAAGCCAACGCCGACAAGGCTATTAACGCATACTTCCAAGGTAATCCGGTGATGCTGGGGCTGTACAAGCTGTTTCCCGATATGTTTTTGGAACAGTGCCGCCAGATGTCTTACTACGCCAATCTCGGCTTATTCTGGGAAGTGATGGCGCCGGTGTTCTTTGAAATGTCCGATATCTATGACGAAGGCGGATTTAAAGGCGTTCCAGACGCAATGCAGTTTTTAGTTAATGGTATATTTGCGATCGCCGGACGCCCGATTTACCATCACGTCTATATTCGTGGACAATGTTACGAAATTGTCCCTAAATCCAAAGGTTTCACCTGGCTATACGAAGCCGCATTACCCTATGTAGAAGCTGTTTTCTACCGTACCTCCCCCTTTAGAGGCACAAAATCATATAACGCCCAAGCAAATCAAGTACCAGAAAATCAAAAAGACTTTCACTACGGCATCCTTTATGCTGATTTATTCCCAGTTGGTACTGCTGGCATTCCGCCCACATTATTAATGCAAGATATGTTGCATTTTCTGCCCCCATATCTAATTGAATACTACAGCAAACATTGCCGGGGTGAAGATGATATGTTGATTCAGTTGGGGGTGAGTTTCCAACGGTCAATGTATACCGTTACTTCTGCGGTAATTCAAGCATTAAGAACTGCACTTTTATATCCTTTAGATGACCCCAACCCCAAGCATTTACAAGCTAATCGAGACTTCTTTGAAATGCAGCTAAATCGTTTCACTCGTCCTGATTATAACATTCGTGATGCTGCCCGTTTAGGGAGTATTCAAAATCAAGATTATCGATAA
- a CDS encoding NADH-quinone oxidoreductase subunit M, translated as MLSVLIWIPIIAAAVIGFYPGKAIPTSRIRLVALTISGLVLLWNLFILLKFDISNPGMQFQEYLPWNETLGLSYQLGVDGLSVLMLVLNSLLTWIAIYSSGKDTERPRLFYSMILLVSGGVAGAFLAENLLLFFLFYELELIPFYLLISIWGGEKRAYAGIKFLIYTAVSGALILATFLGTVWLTHATSFAFDAVSTQNLSAGLQIVLLAGIVLGFGIKIPLVPFHTWLPDAYVEASAPIAILLGGVLAKLGTYGLLRFGMGLFPQAWSIIAPTLAIWGAIGAIYGAVIAIAQKDIKRMVAYSSIGHMGYILLASAASTPLALVGAVAQMFSHGIILAILFHLVGIVEAKVGTRELDKLNGLMSPIRGLPLISALLVLSGMASAGIPGLTGFIAEFISFQGSFSAFPIPTLLCVVASGLTAVYFVILLNNTCFGRLNNNFAYYPKVLWSEKMPAIILAVLIIFLGVQPTWLVRWSEPTTTAMVATIPSLEKTVIAQVAVK; from the coding sequence ATGCTGAGTGTTTTAATCTGGATACCAATTATCGCAGCGGCAGTTATCGGGTTTTATCCTGGTAAAGCCATCCCAACAAGTCGCATTCGGTTGGTAGCCTTAACCATTAGTGGGCTAGTTCTGCTCTGGAATCTTTTTATTTTGTTGAAATTTGATATCAGCAATCCAGGGATGCAGTTTCAAGAATATCTTCCCTGGAATGAAACTCTCGGTTTGAGCTATCAATTAGGAGTTGATGGGCTATCCGTGCTGATGTTGGTGTTAAATAGCTTGCTCACCTGGATTGCGATTTATAGCAGTGGTAAAGACACTGAAAGACCCCGGCTTTTCTACTCGATGATTTTATTAGTTAGTGGTGGGGTTGCCGGTGCTTTTCTAGCAGAGAATTTACTGCTATTCTTCCTGTTTTATGAATTGGAATTAATCCCCTTTTATTTACTAATTTCGATTTGGGGAGGAGAAAAACGGGCTTATGCTGGAATTAAATTTCTGATTTATACCGCTGTTTCCGGCGCATTAATTCTGGCAACTTTTTTGGGTACAGTTTGGCTAACTCATGCTACCAGCTTTGCCTTTGATGCAGTTTCTACTCAAAACCTCTCCGCTGGACTGCAAATCGTCCTCCTAGCGGGAATAGTGCTAGGTTTTGGCATCAAAATTCCTCTAGTTCCCTTCCACACTTGGTTACCTGATGCTTACGTTGAGGCTTCAGCACCGATTGCGATTCTCCTTGGTGGCGTCTTGGCGAAGCTGGGAACCTATGGTTTATTAAGATTTGGGATGGGATTATTTCCTCAAGCTTGGAGTATTATCGCCCCAACTTTAGCAATTTGGGGAGCAATCGGCGCTATTTATGGGGCAGTAATTGCGATCGCCCAAAAAGACATCAAGCGCATGGTAGCATATAGTTCCATTGGTCACATGGGCTATATCTTGCTAGCCAGCGCCGCCAGTACACCCCTCGCCCTAGTTGGTGCTGTCGCCCAAATGTTTAGCCACGGCATTATTCTCGCCATCCTCTTCCATTTAGTGGGAATAGTCGAAGCCAAAGTTGGTACCCGCGAATTAGATAAACTCAATGGCTTAATGAGTCCCATTCGTGGCTTACCCCTAATTAGCGCTTTACTCGTTCTCAGCGGCATGGCCAGCGCCGGAATTCCCGGTTTAACAGGATTCATTGCTGAATTTATCTCCTTTCAAGGCAGTTTCTCCGCTTTTCCCATCCCGACGCTATTGTGTGTAGTTGCATCCGGCTTAACCGCTGTTTATTTTGTTATCCTCCTCAACAACACTTGTTTTGGCAGACTTAACAACAACTTTGCCTACTATCCTAAAGTGTTATGGTCTGAAAAAATGCCAGCAATAATTTTGGCAGTTCTCATCATCTTCTTAGGAGTTCAACCTACTTGGTTGGTGCGGTGGAGTGAACCCACAACCACAGCAATGGTGGCGACAATTCCCAGTTTAGAAAAAACCGTAATCGCTCAAGTTGCTGTTAAGTAA
- a CDS encoding NAD(P)H-quinone oxidoreductase subunit F, which produces MAQYLLDSLWLVPCYALIGGLLAVPWSPGIIRKTGPRPAGYVNLVMTFLSFLHAVIALNATWNQPPQEIFIPWLSTAGLDLTITLELSSVSVGAIAVITGLNFLAQIFAIGYMEMDWGWGRFFSLLGLFEAGLCALVLCNNLFFSYVILEILTLGTYLLVGLWFSQPLVVSGARDAFLTKRVGDLFLLMGVLGLWPLAKTWNYTELATWATTADVNPTVITLVGLALIAGPMGKCAQFPLHLWLDEAMEGPVPSTILRNSVVVASGAWVLVKLQPVLTLSPVVSSAMIAIGAVTAVGASLIAIAQIDIKRCLSYSVSAYMGLVFIAVGVKQDEAALLLVLTHALAAALLVMSTGGIIWNSITQDVTQLGGLWKRRPISGLAFIVGTLGLIGFPPLGSFWALFKLADALWTTQKGLVVVVIAVNVLTAFSLTREFCLIFGGKSTQMTERSPEAHWPMTLPMIILLGFVLHIPLVLQSLSLLPDWATLNKDVALLLIWSSVFGCSLSGVIYLSNIPKPIRLPWKGLQDLLANDFYTPRIYRLTIIFSVYQISKFADMIDRFVVDGIVNLVGLFSLLGGEGLKYSTSGQTQSYALTVLLGIGFLGMWVTWPFWKLQFLNLGF; this is translated from the coding sequence ATGGCTCAGTACTTGCTTGATAGCTTGTGGTTAGTCCCTTGCTATGCTTTGATAGGTGGACTTTTAGCCGTGCCTTGGTCGCCGGGGATAATTCGCAAAACAGGGCCTAGACCGGCGGGTTATGTCAACTTAGTAATGACATTTTTGTCGTTTCTACACGCTGTAATTGCCTTGAATGCTACCTGGAATCAACCCCCGCAAGAAATATTTATTCCTTGGCTATCTACCGCTGGGTTAGATTTAACCATTACTTTAGAGCTTTCTTCAGTAAGTGTTGGTGCGATCGCCGTAATTACCGGCTTGAACTTTCTGGCGCAGATATTTGCCATTGGTTACATGGAAATGGATTGGGGCTGGGGACGCTTCTTTTCTTTGTTGGGATTATTTGAAGCCGGACTTTGTGCCCTTGTTCTGTGTAACAACTTGTTTTTTAGCTATGTGATTTTGGAAATCCTCACTTTGGGAACCTACCTGCTAGTTGGCTTATGGTTTAGTCAACCGTTGGTAGTCTCAGGGGCGCGAGATGCATTTTTAACCAAACGGGTGGGAGACTTATTTTTGTTGATGGGGGTGCTGGGGTTATGGCCCCTAGCAAAGACTTGGAATTATACAGAATTAGCTACATGGGCGACAACTGCTGATGTTAACCCCACAGTTATTACATTAGTGGGTTTGGCGTTAATTGCTGGTCCGATGGGCAAATGCGCCCAATTCCCCCTGCATCTATGGTTAGATGAAGCGATGGAAGGCCCAGTTCCTAGCACAATTTTACGTAACTCGGTGGTAGTTGCTAGTGGTGCCTGGGTGCTGGTTAAACTGCAACCTGTATTAACTCTATCGCCTGTAGTTTCTTCAGCGATGATCGCCATTGGTGCAGTTACAGCCGTTGGTGCTTCCTTAATTGCGATCGCCCAAATTGACATCAAACGCTGCTTATCTTATTCTGTTAGCGCTTACATGGGCTTAGTCTTCATCGCCGTGGGAGTAAAACAAGACGAAGCTGCACTCTTATTAGTCCTCACCCACGCCCTAGCCGCAGCCCTCTTGGTAATGAGTACTGGGGGCATTATCTGGAACAGCATCACCCAAGATGTCACCCAACTCGGCGGACTGTGGAAACGCCGCCCCATATCAGGATTAGCCTTTATCGTCGGCACTTTGGGATTAATTGGTTTTCCACCCCTAGGTAGTTTTTGGGCATTGTTCAAATTAGCAGATGCACTGTGGACAACTCAAAAAGGGTTAGTAGTGGTGGTGATCGCCGTCAATGTCTTAACAGCCTTTAGTTTAACCAGAGAATTTTGTTTAATTTTTGGTGGTAAATCCACACAAATGACAGAGCGCTCGCCTGAAGCTCACTGGCCCATGACCTTGCCAATGATCATTTTACTAGGCTTTGTCTTGCATATTCCCTTGGTGTTGCAAAGCTTATCATTGCTACCCGATTGGGCAACCCTAAATAAAGATGTCGCCCTACTTTTAATTTGGTCAAGTGTTTTTGGTTGCAGCCTCAGTGGCGTGATTTATTTAAGCAACATTCCCAAACCAATTCGCCTACCTTGGAAAGGTTTACAAGACTTATTAGCAAACGACTTTTACACCCCAAGAATCTATCGGCTTACAATCATTTTCAGCGTTTATCAAATTTCCAAATTTGCTGATATGATTGACCGCTTTGTAGTTGATGGCATCGTTAATTTGGTCGGTTTATTTTCGTTGTTAGGTGGGGAAGGTCTCAAGTACAGTACCTCTGGACAAACCCAATCTTATGCCTTAACTGTTCTTTTAGGAATCGGCTTTTTAGGAATGTGGGTAACTTGGCCATTCTGGAAACTACAGTTTTTAAACTTAGGCTTCTGA
- a CDS encoding carotenoid oxygenase family protein, whose product MQTIEKKSTKKAWAQAIAKPATEFPLTQLPILAGKIPEGLRGTLYRNGPGRLERGGIHVGHWFDGDGAILAVHFTDAGATGVYRYVQTAGYQQEAAAGKLLYGNYGMTAPGLIWNQWLKPIKNVANTSVLALPDKLLALWEGGKPHALDLQNLETLNEDDLGGLTQGLSYSAHCKCDRLWRGAAHRQTGEIFNFGISPGKNATLNIYKSDYTGQIIQKAAYPLDGVPLVHDFVLAGQYLIFFIPPVRLNIPPVLLGTSNYSDSLQWQPKRGTQILVLDRETLSVVSRGETEPWFQWHFANGYVDASGAVIVDLARYADFQTNQFLKEVATGETHTLAQSTLSRVCLQPQTGKVTAIEQILDQNCEFPTVPQQNVGKASRHTYLSVSRPEADISQAIFNAIARFDHKTATLTTANLEENRYPSEPIHAEDSQNPEQSWVVTVVYDGNSHSSEVWVLNSDRLDEEPVCKLGLPSVVPHSFHGTWKPA is encoded by the coding sequence ATGCAAACAATAGAGAAAAAGTCAACTAAAAAAGCTTGGGCTCAGGCGATCGCTAAACCAGCAACAGAATTTCCCCTCACCCAACTGCCGATTCTCGCTGGCAAAATCCCTGAAGGCTTGCGTGGCACACTCTACCGCAACGGGCCAGGACGCTTAGAACGCGGTGGCATCCATGTTGGACACTGGTTTGATGGGGATGGGGCAATTCTCGCTGTTCATTTTACTGATGCTGGCGCTACGGGAGTTTATCGCTATGTGCAAACCGCTGGCTATCAACAAGAAGCCGCTGCGGGGAAACTGCTTTATGGTAACTATGGGATGACCGCACCAGGGCTAATTTGGAATCAATGGTTAAAACCAATCAAGAACGTCGCTAACACTTCAGTACTAGCTTTACCAGATAAACTGTTGGCACTGTGGGAAGGAGGTAAACCCCATGCCTTGGATTTGCAAAATCTAGAGACTCTTAATGAAGATGATTTAGGGGGGTTAACACAAGGCTTAAGTTATTCTGCCCATTGTAAATGCGATCGCCTATGGCGGGGCGCAGCCCATCGCCAAACAGGGGAGATTTTCAATTTTGGCATCAGCCCTGGAAAAAATGCCACACTGAATATTTACAAAAGTGATTACACTGGTCAAATTATCCAAAAAGCAGCATATCCGTTAGATGGAGTGCCACTGGTACATGATTTTGTCTTAGCTGGGCAATATCTAATATTTTTTATTCCTCCAGTGCGGTTAAATATTCCCCCTGTGCTGCTGGGTACAAGCAACTATAGTGATTCGCTACAATGGCAACCGAAAAGAGGAACGCAAATTTTGGTGCTTGACCGCGAGACATTATCTGTAGTCAGTCGTGGTGAAACCGAACCTTGGTTTCAGTGGCATTTCGCCAACGGTTATGTAGATGCTAGCGGTGCTGTGATTGTGGATCTCGCCCGCTATGCAGACTTTCAGACCAACCAATTTCTCAAGGAAGTGGCTACAGGTGAAACGCACACCCTGGCGCAAAGTACACTTTCGCGAGTTTGTCTACAGCCTCAAACTGGTAAAGTTACAGCAATTGAGCAAATTTTAGACCAAAATTGTGAATTTCCGACTGTACCTCAGCAAAATGTGGGAAAAGCCTCGCGGCACACATATTTGTCTGTATCCCGCCCAGAAGCCGACATAAGTCAAGCAATATTCAATGCGATCGCTCGTTTTGACCACAAAACCGCCACCCTCACCACCGCCAACCTAGAAGAAAATCGCTATCCTTCAGAACCTATTCATGCTGAAGATTCCCAAAATCCTGAACAGAGTTGGGTGGTAACAGTTGTCTACGATGGTAATTCCCATAGTAGTGAAGTTTGGGTATTGAATAGCGATCGCCTAGACGAAGAACCAGTTTGCAAGCTAGGACTACCCAGCGTCGTACCCCACAGCTTCCACGGCACCTGGAAACCAGCTTAA
- a CDS encoding PAS domain S-box protein, producing MNIEQFIQRAEALHKRLADLYQTASVLPWIPPDLLPQAFKELYSTSKMVQLAAEELYQQNEELLQTRNLLEAERQRYQDLFELAPDGYLVTNAQGIIQEANRAAVQLLNVSKHFLVGKPIVNFIPIEERQRFRGELIQVSPSERVREILARLQQRDGEIFDAALTVAVVQDQHGSPSVLRWLVRDISERQRVGSSVVNNQDDFKQNRHVNKYAKGETIPLNPLVTWYVCQGLVKLSTYCETGEEVLTGLAAESMVFGSNLTSLPIYQATALTDVELVSIYIAEIAVSPSLSHTLLPKVNQRLQQTEFFLAIAGRRRVQDRLYYLLQLLKQQVGQPVPGGTRLIARFTHEDIASACCTTRVTITRLLGKLQQEGVISFDPKKHIIFRD from the coding sequence GTGAATATAGAACAATTTATCCAACGCGCAGAAGCATTGCACAAGCGTTTAGCAGATTTGTACCAGACTGCTAGTGTATTACCTTGGATACCGCCGGATTTGCTACCGCAAGCTTTTAAAGAACTTTATAGCACCTCTAAAATGGTACAGTTAGCGGCGGAGGAACTGTATCAGCAAAATGAGGAACTTCTACAAACGCGTAATTTGCTGGAAGCAGAGCGCCAACGCTACCAAGATTTATTCGAGTTGGCACCAGATGGCTATTTAGTCACTAATGCACAAGGAATCATCCAAGAAGCTAACCGAGCCGCAGTTCAGTTGCTGAATGTTTCTAAGCATTTTCTGGTTGGCAAACCAATAGTTAACTTCATCCCTATAGAAGAACGCCAGCGCTTTCGTGGTGAACTCATCCAGGTATCCCCATCAGAGAGGGTGAGAGAGATTTTAGCACGCTTACAGCAACGTGATGGGGAGATATTTGATGCTGCTTTGACAGTGGCAGTTGTCCAAGATCAGCATGGTTCACCATCTGTGCTCCGCTGGTTGGTGCGTGATATTTCTGAGCGTCAGCGAGTGGGATCGTCAGTAGTCAATAATCAGGACGACTTCAAGCAGAATCGTCATGTGAATAAATATGCTAAAGGAGAAACTATTCCCCTGAATCCGCTGGTAACTTGGTATGTTTGTCAAGGATTGGTCAAGCTTAGTACGTATTGTGAAACAGGGGAAGAAGTGCTGACAGGTTTGGCAGCCGAAAGTATGGTTTTTGGCTCTAATCTGACTTCTCTACCCATTTACCAAGCAACCGCCCTGACAGATGTCGAGTTAGTTTCAATTTACATCGCAGAGATCGCGGTTTCTCCCAGCCTTAGCCATACGCTTTTACCCAAAGTTAATCAGCGGTTACAGCAGACAGAATTTTTTTTAGCGATTGCTGGTAGGCGACGGGTACAAGATCGGCTGTACTATCTATTGCAGCTTTTGAAACAGCAAGTTGGTCAACCTGTGCCGGGGGGAACTCGCCTCATTGCGCGCTTCACTCATGAAGATATTGCTAGCGCCTGCTGCACTACTAGAGTCACAATTACAAGATTGTTGGGTAAGTTACAACAAGAAGGGGTGATCAGTTTTGACCCAAAAAAACACATAATCTTCAGAGATTAG
- a CDS encoding lysophospholipid acyltransferase family protein codes for MLKLQHLQNTKPGWSLDKRDPKFIQSLMPILGFLYHYYFRVQTSGWENIPDEKVLFVGSHNGGLASPDTSMMMYDWLRRYGTERPIYGLMHPKVWEVSPPLAEIVSKAGAVMAHPKVAYAALRSGASVLVYPGGAEDVFRPHQMRDQIYFAERRGFIKLALRENVPIVPVVSWGAHDTLFVLADAYKIMQQLHKWGMPWLFGVDPVVFPIYLGLPWGLAFGPLPNIPLPAHIYTRVCPPIVFERYGKKAASDRTYVNACYELVKSQMQQELDNLIKMSAQS; via the coding sequence ATGTTAAAACTGCAACATCTCCAGAACACAAAACCCGGTTGGTCTTTGGATAAGCGAGATCCAAAGTTCATTCAATCTCTGATGCCTATATTAGGCTTTTTGTATCATTACTATTTTCGAGTCCAAACTAGTGGCTGGGAAAATATCCCAGATGAAAAAGTCCTCTTTGTCGGTTCCCACAATGGGGGGCTGGCTTCTCCTGACACATCAATGATGATGTACGACTGGTTACGCCGCTATGGTACAGAACGACCGATTTATGGTCTGATGCATCCCAAAGTTTGGGAGGTATCTCCGCCATTAGCAGAAATAGTTAGTAAGGCTGGAGCTGTCATGGCTCATCCAAAAGTGGCTTATGCGGCTTTGCGCTCTGGAGCTAGCGTCCTAGTTTATCCCGGTGGGGCGGAAGATGTGTTTCGACCGCATCAAATGCGTGACCAAATTTACTTTGCTGAACGGCGGGGGTTTATCAAGCTGGCGCTGCGGGAAAATGTGCCGATTGTGCCTGTGGTTTCCTGGGGTGCCCACGATACCCTATTTGTCCTAGCTGACGCCTACAAAATTATGCAGCAACTCCACAAATGGGGGATGCCTTGGCTGTTTGGGGTAGATCCGGTAGTCTTTCCTATTTATCTAGGGCTACCTTGGGGATTAGCATTTGGCCCACTCCCTAACATCCCCTTACCGGCGCATATCTACACGCGAGTATGCCCTCCTATTGTCTTTGAACGCTACGGAAAGAAAGCAGCAAGCGATCGCACTTATGTTAATGCCTGTTATGAACTCGTGAAAAGTCAAATGCAGCAAGAATTAGATAATTTAATCAAAATGAGCGCCCAGTCCTGA
- a CDS encoding serine/threonine-protein kinase — MKLWAPNQLLDNGRFIIQKVLGMGGFGVTYSAIEQDTGKLFAIKTLNPIQQNQEDFHQLQVKFVNEALRLAKCSHPHIVQVYEVIQEDELWGMVMEYIDGKDLGIYVDQRGQLPEDEALRYIDQVGQALEYVHQQGFLHRDVKPNNIILYRRTKEAVLIDFGLAREYTLGRLESMTNDRTNGYAPIEQYDRKGIFAPYTDVYALAATLYSLLTKVIPCPANYRNQGLLLPPNKYNSQISDRVNDAILEGMALAPEDRPQSVLEFREILGIASTSPPNPKSKPLGEQGTPPPNSHRKPLGEELFSSVGMDYSRLRDLLVARKWKEADEETARVMLAVAGRENPRSLRLEDIDTFPYEDLRTIDQLWVKHSNGRFGFSVQKRIYQGLGGTREYNREIWEAFGDRIGWRKDNKWMYYNEATFDLKAPVGHLPGAGYWGINDLLSFNDCGSLLTRRDL; from the coding sequence ATGAAACTTTGGGCACCTAATCAACTACTCGATAACGGAAGATTCATTATCCAAAAAGTCCTTGGTATGGGTGGTTTTGGTGTCACCTATAGCGCCATAGAACAGGACACAGGTAAATTGTTTGCGATCAAAACCCTCAACCCCATTCAACAGAATCAAGAGGATTTTCACCAACTACAGGTAAAATTTGTCAATGAAGCGCTGCGGTTAGCTAAATGCAGTCATCCCCATATTGTCCAAGTTTATGAAGTCATTCAAGAGGATGAACTCTGGGGCATGGTGATGGAATATATTGATGGCAAAGATTTAGGAATTTATGTTGACCAGCGTGGGCAGTTGCCAGAAGATGAGGCTTTACGCTACATTGACCAGGTGGGGCAAGCTTTAGAATATGTCCACCAACAGGGCTTTTTACATCGGGATGTCAAGCCGAATAATATTATCTTGTACCGGAGGACAAAAGAAGCGGTTTTAATTGATTTTGGTTTAGCCAGAGAATATACGCTTGGGCGACTCGAAAGCATGACAAATGACAGAACCAATGGTTATGCACCGATTGAACAGTATGACAGAAAAGGAATTTTTGCTCCTTATACTGATGTATATGCTTTAGCGGCAACGCTATATAGTTTGCTCACCAAGGTGATACCTTGTCCGGCTAATTATCGAAATCAAGGCCTACTCTTACCACCAAATAAATATAATTCACAAATTAGCGATCGCGTCAATGATGCGATCCTCGAAGGTATGGCATTGGCACCTGAAGACCGTCCCCAGTCGGTGCTAGAGTTTAGAGAAATTCTGGGTATCGCTAGTACCTCACCCCCAAACCCTAAGAGTAAGCCCTTAGGAGAGCAAGGAACGCCACCCCCAAATTCTCACCGCAAGCCCTTAGGGGAGGAACTATTTTCATCTGTGGGGATGGACTATAGCCGACTGCGGGACTTACTCGTGGCCAGAAAGTGGAAAGAAGCTGATGAAGAAACAGCGCGAGTGATGTTAGCGGTAGCTGGCAGAGAAAATCCCCGGTCGCTGCGTTTAGAAGATATTGACACCTTTCCCTATGAAGACCTGCGGACAATTGACCAGTTGTGGGTTAAACACAGCAATGGCCGCTTTGGCTTCTCTGTCCAAAAGCGTATTTATCAAGGTTTGGGTGGAACCAGAGAGTACAACCGAGAAATTTGGGAAGCTTTTGGCGACCGCATCGGTTGGCGCAAAGATAATAAATGGATGTACTACAATGAAGCCACTTTTGACCTCAAAGCACCGGTCGGACATCTCCCAGGTGCAGGATACTGGGGAATTAATGATTTACTCAGCTTTAACGATTGCGGTTCTTTGCTGACGCGGCGAGATTTGTAA